The Schizosaccharomyces pombe strain 972h- genome assembly, chromosome: I genome contains a region encoding:
- the dal81 gene encoding transcription factor has product MDQSSSPSQPESQAQPNLCIPCSLGTCLIHFHEFSSSSFMDPVSLFCSSPYPNLPPHSRSSSLESKKPSVASQDVKSDGTLPIGTNNNPLIPSHSQESSHWTIRHESMPSALAGSSAQSMQQFPSITQNEENFRFKKSFTQPQPIVKETTFPKSEPGQEHAKLSDLSYEEFLKKYSSTKVERVSEAAPPPSSLNSSTVLDENDSLISQGSSVDDQTDFLGFDDSLSYAYILNPTSDSDVDLIRQYFIPKEGTYTFSNMHIRYVSANPKTPVMYMVDPAYEPHKQIARYEKLQQIFQVVEATVSPEVGERLIGLYFRYIHRVYPVIHGERFLLAFKKAKHKLSPILLTAMYASSIIYWDADKELRNYPRLDAKKLWDLTEDFLDLSFSLSRLSTLQAAIIFLTGRPWINVAGNWSILTRAIALAQILGFHLDCSEWQIPKEEKILRNRVWWALFVNEKWLSMYIGINASIRQDDYLVPPLTDNQLLAGEQRIADSFNVFVKMAELSILLQNVLQHLFNARAVMTMSKNRRTVAQKISKYLISLEEFSCSCNLRENQPGSLSLFLQIDALELLLRKTALKLKLTDAVYQQEMLNVVQRCVSHFLAINESHFTDFFWPYSQFYFCILSSAIIKMYLDFEFNENFNATTFGLLSSFTKHCVWLKFRNFDLVFMAYKRLNALLIELSSGRPLIGKLLQETFEHRKRNLDETLT; this is encoded by the coding sequence ATGGACCAAAGTTCATCTCCTTCGCAGCCAGAGTCTCAGGCTCAACCGAATCTATGTATTCCCTGCAGCTTGGGAACTTGCTTGATCCATTTCCATGAGTTTTCTTCCTCAAGCTTTATGGATCctgtttctttgttttgttcAAGTCCTTATCCTAACTTGCCACCGCACTCTCGTTCTTCTAGCCTTGAATCGAAAAAGCCTTCGGTTGCCTCGCAAGATGTAAAGTCTGATGGTACTTTGCCTATTGGTACTAATAACAATCCTTTAATTCCTTCACATAGTCAGGAAAGTAGTCACTGGACAATTCGACATGAATCAATGCCTTCCGCATTGGCTGGTAGCTCAGCACAATCCATGCAGCAGTTTCCCTCTATAACTCAGAATGAGgaaaattttagatttaaaaagtctttCACACAACCACAACCCATTGTTAAAGAAACcacttttccaaaatccGAACCTGGACAGGAGCATGCAAAGTTATCCGACCTTTCATATGAGgagtttttaaagaaatactCATCTACCAAGGTTGAGAGAGTTTCCGAAGCTGCCCCACCTCCCTCAAGTCTAAACAGCTCAACTGTGTTGGATGAGAATGATTCTCTAATTAGTCAAGGTTCATCAGTTGATGACCAAACGGATTTTCTTGGTTTTGACGATTCTTTGTCATATGCTTATATTTTGAACCCAACATCTGATTCTGACGTCGATTTGATAAGGCAGTACTTTATACCTAAAGAGGGAACCTATACATTTAGTAATATGCACATTCGTTATGTTTCTGCAAACCCAAAAACTCCAGTTATGTACATGGTTGATCCAGCTTATGAGCCGCACAAACAAATTGCTCGTTATGAAAAACTTCAGCAAATATTTCAAGTGGTTGAAGCCACAGTATCCCCAGAAGTCGGCGAACGATTGATTGGCCTTTACTTCCGGTACATTCATCGCGTATACCCTGTTATTCATGGCGAAAGATTTCTCCTCGCCTTCAAAAAGGCAAAACACAAACTGTCCCCTATCCTTTTAACTGCGATGTATGCTTCCTCAATTATTTATTGGGATGCGGATAAAGAGTTAAGAAATTATCCTCGCTTggatgcaaaaaaattatgggATCTTACTGAGGATTTCTTGGatctttccttttctctCTCTCGATTAAGTACGCTACAAGCGGcgattatttttttaacggGAAGACCATGGATTAACGTAGCTGGAAACTGGAGCATTTTGACTAGAGCGATTGCTTTAGCGCAAATTCTCGGGTTCCATTTGGATTGCTCTGAATGGCAGATTccaaaggaagaaaaaatcttGCGTAATCGAGTGTGGTGGGCCCTTTTTGTTAACGAAAAATGGCTTTCGATGTATATTGGGATCAATGCAAGCATTCGTCAAGATGACTACTTAGTACCACCATTAACGGACAACCAGCTATTGGCTGGGGAGCAAAGGATTGCCGACTCATTCAATGTATTTGTTAAAATGGCGGAACTAAGTATTTTGCTTCAAAATGTATTACAACATCTTTTCAACGCTCGAGCGGTTATGACAATGTCGAAAAATCGGCGTACTGTGGCTCAAAAGATATCAAAATATCTGATTAGTCTGGAAGAATTTTCATGTAGCTGTAATTTAAGAGAGAACCAACCTGGATCTTTATCATTGTTTTTACAAATCGATGCCTTGGAGTTGTTATTACGGAAAACAGCATTGAAACTTAAACTGACAGATGCAGTATATCAGCAAGAAATGTTGAACGTGGTGCAACGTTGTGTTTCTCATTTTCTAGCCATTAACGAATCCCATTTTACTGATTTTTTCTGGCCGTATTCCCAattctatttttgtatCCTATCATCTGCAATCATTAAGATGTATCTGGACTTTGagtttaatgaaaattttaatgcTACGACTTTTGGCCTTTTGTCATCTTTCACAAAGCATTGTGTCTGGCTGAAGTTTcgaaattttgatttggTTTTCATGGCTTATAAGCGATTAAACGCGTTGCTGATTGAATTAAGCTCAGGTAGACCACTTATTGGCAAACTTCTACAAGAAACCTTTGAACATCGAAAGCGTAACTTGGACGAAACCCTGACATAA
- the mde10 gene encoding ADAM family peptidase Mde10 — protein sequence MRLVLLFSCVLAVSSYAEIILAHSDENLLSRTKNNLSKWNENRLYDYGSKSTMSLPVSSLFPALQTLWIGVVADCSYVTHFTSRMEAKKHIFQEFEGVSTLYEDSFNINVQIHSLILPSAHDCSANVVDRPEISMSPRISIEEKLEIFSKWKYESPGNNVFEAISPHERESFPSEPQVSVLFTSSVKRSPHGVSWFATICSETHIENEWHVGPLSVVSAYPNDRLVVAHEIGHILGLIHDCNKKSCGDHSEACCPLSSSLCDAQELYIMNPSNSYTYANLRFSDCSILQLHSLVEKKYVSLSCLSKPSEKSVLRLGTCGNGIVEDGEECDCGEDCENNPCCDGKTCKLTKGSLCDDQQDACCYQCHFKNAGTLCRQSTNPCDKPEFCTGISSKCPVDENWDDGRICQDSLGMGSCASGVCTSASRQCKKLTNFSSLSCHSDSCKVSCQNEDGTCFISAKDYIDGTRCRGGLCYNGVCVPIEGSSASWSKQPSLFCASGTMLISLAVIAWFFW from the exons ATGCGGCTCGTTTTACTGTTTTCGTGTGTTTTGGCGGTATCATCATACGCTGAGATTATTTTAGCACATTCTGACGAGAATTTACTTTCTCGTACTAAAAACAATCTAAGTAAATGGAATGAAAACAGGCTGTATGATTATGGATCTAAATCTACCATGTCTCTTCCCGTCAGTTCGTTATTTCCTGCACTTCAAACCTTATGGATAGGTGTTGTAGCTGACTGTTCATATGTTACTCATTTTACGAGTCGCATGGAAGccaaaaaacatatttttcagGAATTTGAAGGTGTTTCAACCCTTTATGAAGattcttttaatatcaACGTTCAAATCCATAGTTTAATTCTTCCTTCAGCACACGATTGTTCAGCTAATGTTGTTGATCGACCTGAAATCAGCATGTCTCCGCGCATCTCTATAGAGGAAAAGCtagaaatttttagtaaatGGAAGTATGAATCTCCAGGCaataatgtttttgaagcaatttCACCACATGAGCGAGAATCATTTCCATCGGAACCCCAGGTTTCGGTATTGTTTACTAGCTCTGTCAAAAGAAGCCCTCATGGAGTATCTTGGTTTGCTACTATTTGTTCCGAAACGCacattgaaaatgaatggCATGTTGGACCATTAAGTGTTGTGTCCGCTTACCCAAATGACAGGTTAGTTGTCGCGCACGAAATAGGACACATATTGGGTTTGATTCACGACtgcaataaaaaatcttgtGGGGATCATTCGGAGGCTTGTTGCCCACTTTCCAGTTCGCTTTGCGATGCTCAAGAATTATATATAATGAACCCCTCTAACTCATACACATATGCCAACCTTAGATTCAGTGATTGTTCTATTTTGCAATTACACTCTTTGgtagaaaagaaatatgtATCACTTTCGTGCCTTTCCAAACCTTCTGAAAAGTCTGTTTTACGACTTG GAACATGTGGAAACGGCATCGTTGAAGATGGTGAAGAATGCGATTGTGGAGAGGATTGTGAAAATAACCCTTGTTGCGACGGGAAAACATGTAAGCTTACGAAAGGTTCATTGTGTGATGACCAGCAGGATGCCTGCTGTTATCAATgtcattttaaaaatgccGGTACTTTATGTAGGCAATCAACAAACCCTTGCGACAAGCCTGAATTCTGTACAGGAATATCATCCAAGTGTCCCGTAGATGAAAACTGGGATGATGGAAGGATTTGTCAAGATAGTCTAGGGATGGGCTCGTGTGCATCTGGTGTTTGTACATCTGCGTCACGTCAATGCAAGAAACTTACCAACTTTAGCAGTTTGTCGTGTCATTCTGATAGTTGTAAGGTGTCTTGTCAAAACGAAGACGGAACTTGTTTTATCAGCGCCAAAGACTACATTGATGGGACTCGATGTCGCGGCGGTTTATGCTATAACGGCGTTTGTGTTCCCATCGAAGGATCTTCGGCTTCATGGTCTAAACAACCATCGCTTTTTTGTGCTTCAGGTACTATGCTAATATCGTTAGCCGTAATAGCATGGTTTTTCTGGTGA
- the ank1 gene encoding ankyrin repeat-containing protein, translating to MSTEGAKPSEMLIAACRSNNVDMLEEVVHQQEGDGVSFINNARDSLGNDCVHVCTKYGSLECLDWLLDISGVNLNNRCRMTGDTPLHFAVMFIKKDQETALRMVEMLMEVGADPLLTNNDGFRPIDLVPGDFHDVFASALEGPAPALQYSADVVADDDDEEEGSGESDEE from the exons ATGTCAACTGAAGGAGCTAAGCCAT CGGAAATGTTAATTGCGGCTTGCCGCTCGAATAATGTTGACATGCTTGAGGAAGTTGTTCACCAACAGGAAGGAGACGGAGTGAGCTTCATCAATAATGCTCGTGATTCACTTGGAAACGATTGTGTTCATGTCTGTACAAAATATGGTTCCCTAGAGTGCCTTGACTGGCTTTTAGATATATCTGGCGTAAATTTGAATAACCGCTGTCGTATGACAGGGGACACACCTTTACACTTTGCCGTTatgtttataaaaaaagatcaGGAAACTGCTTTACGTATGG TGGAGATGCTTATGGAGGTTGGTGCCGATCCGCTTCTTACCAACAACGATGGTTTTCGACCAATTGACCTTGTTCCAGGAGACTTTCACGATGTCTTTGCTTCTGCATTAGAAGGACCTGCGCCTGCTCTTCAATATTCTGCAGATGTCGTTGCTGACGATGacgatgaagaagaaggatCCGGTGAGTCGGATGAAGAATAG
- the pex6 gene encoding peroxin-6: MENRICTLAKPLPKLDESKQAWVSYLWLKKALPGFEEHSAYVYMTTNPTIAGRIFLPINNEDLEDGTVEISGYDNLLADALYISTIAPVKLDFVQLIVIDDNSQDQDAIIERIKGRNAILMESDFINQNILVQVCQPVRHGVVDSETKFVIERKDSFTFLASNEKNISSFKRGKTETDAELVIRPSKVHTEIQWCLQNCSLIHVPFELLFNVGKKNGCPISLRLSDGKNVYGIASIKSDTEHDSVQLSPSLHYFDEFNESVISEEGTEAFLVARGPSVGIASRISLRTIPTQSCFSEKLLKAANLCVVQQVKQKVFLQSKQIFCVPINSLMANSDSVDILELTRNTDAYIWYSVEEIDPLNTYNIYYTNEDTSIVLDTQLSHRLLPSLRKPLLNFVKVHPPSQKLLRFCRAFFDPQQVPGFNPFFLLHGNPFTGKTKAVEEVASLFSAPVFTISSYEFADATADHLEAKLDMFVQNVVKSPCAIIFVKDLDVLSISSDEGNIVPGSKSIQILLSKIDLVKSPQGRYIVIGTCHSIEKIPYEILSESFFELKFSELEMDERLELLKIYANNVIIDKRISLKDVALKTNSMSFGELECLPDHMTKAAVDRIKRTGYDNDSIILSGPIITEQDVDVSINRIRKEKSNTIFTVPKVNWDDIGGLEEAKTVLRDTLQLPLQFPELFSQGLKPRSGVLLYGPPGTGKTLLAKAVATELSLEFVSIKGPELLNMYVGESEANVRNVFEKARNSSPCVIFFDELDSIAPHRGNSSDSGNVMDRVVSQLLAELDSISKDNNKYVFVIGATNRPDLLDPSLLRPGRFDKLVYLGINKSEESKASMLRALTKTFKLDETIDLNEIAKNCHPNFTGADMYALCSDAVLSAIKRKTNEIDLLIQASGTDLSTEEFFKRNENQDSLELRITKEDFLTSLKKLRPSISEQELHRYEMVRHQFS, from the exons ATGGAAAATCGCATTTGCACACTTGCAAAGCCGTTGCCAAAGTTAGATGAAAGCAAGCAAGCATGGGTTTCATATTTATGGCTCAAGAAAGCGTTGCCAGGTTTCGAGGAACACTCTGCTTATGTTTACATGACCACTAATCCTACAATCGCTGGTCGCATATTTTTACCAATTAATAATGAAGATCTGGAGGATGGTACTGTTGAAATTTCTGGTTATGATAACTTACTGGCTGATGCCTTGTACATATCGACAATTGCACCTGTCAAACTGGATTTTGTGCAGTTGATTGTTATAGATGACAATTCACAAGATCAGGATGCAATAATTGAAAGGATTAAAGGGAGAAATGCTATTTTAATGGAAAGCGATTTTATTaaccaaaatattttggtaCAAGTTTGTCAACCTGTTCGACATGGAGTTGTGGATTCAGAAACGAAATTtgttattgaaagaaaagatagttttacttttttagcatccaatgaaaaaaatatttcatcaTTTAAACGAGGAAAAACCGAAACAGATGCTGAGTTGGTCATTCGTCCATCAAAAGTACATACTGAAATACAATGGTGCTTACAAAACTGCTCTTTAATTCATGTTCcttttgaattattattcaatgttggtaaaaaaaatggttgCCCAATAAGCCTTCGCTTGTCAGATGGAAAAAATGTCTATGGAATTGCTTCGATAAAATCTGATACTGAACATGATAGTGTACAGCTTTCGCCTTCtcttcattattttgatgaattcAACGAATCTGTTATATCCGAGGAAGGTACAGAGGCATTTCTTGTCGCTCGTGGGCCATCTGTCGGGATCGCTTCAAGAATCTCACTTCGTACTATTCCAACTCAATCCTGCTTTTCTGAAAAGCTTCTAAAAGCCGCTAACCTTTGTGTTGTACAACAagttaaacaaaaagttttcttacaaagcaaacaaatattttgtgTACCTATAAATTCGTTAATGGCTAATTCAGATTCAGTTGATATATTAGAGCTTACAAGGAATACCGACGCTTATATATGGTACTCTGTTGAAGAAATAGATCCTTTAAATACTTATAACATTTACTATACCAATGAGGATACCTCAATCGTGCTTGACACTCAACTTTCCCACAGACTTCTTCCCAGCCTTAGGAAACCTCttctaaattttgttaaagtACATCCTCCTTCCCAAAAACTATTAAGATTCTGCAGAGCTTTTTTTGATCCTCAACAAGTTCCTGGGtttaatcctttttttctgcttcATGGAAACCCATTTACGGGAAAAACAAAGGCAGTAGAAGAAGTTGCTTCTCTTTTTAGTGCACCTGTTTTTACG ATTTCTTCTTACGAATTTGCTGACGCAACTGCAGATCATTTAGAAGCTAAGCTTGACATGTTTGTGCAAAATGTTGTTAAGTCTCCCTGTGCTATCATTTTTGTAAAGGACTTAGATGTACTCTCTATATCTTCGGATGAAGGGAACATAGTACCTGGTTCAAAGAGTATTCAAATATTATTGTCGAAAATTGATCTGGTTAAATCTCCTCAAGGTAGATATATTGTTATCGGAACATGCcattcaattgaaaaaataccGTATGAAATTCTTTCagaatcattttttgagttaaaattttctgaACTTGAGATGGATGAACGTTTggaacttttaaaaatttatgcaAATAATGTTATAATTGACAAAAGAATATCTTTGAAAGACGTGGCTCTAAAAACTAATTCAATGTCTTTTGGCGAGCTTGAATGTTTACCAGATCATATGACTAAAGCTGCCGTAGACAGAATAAAGAGAACTGGTTACGATAATGattctattattttatcGGGGCCAATAATTACAGAGCAAGACGTGGACGTTTCAATTAATCGCATccgtaaagaaaaatcgaATACCATTTTTACTGTCCCTAAGGTTAATTGGGATGACATCGGTGGATTAGAGGAAGCAAAAACTGTTTTGAGGGATACCCTGCAATTACCACTTCAATTCCCAGAGCTGTTTTCTCAAGGATTGAAACCTCGTTCAGGCGTACTTCTTTATGGGCCACCAGGTACTGGAAAGACCCTTTTGGCTAAGGCTGTTGCAACTGAATTATCATTAGAATTTGTTAGCATCAAAGGTCCAGAATTGCTAAATATGTATGTCGGTGAGTCAGAAGCCAATGTTCGAAATGTATTCGAGAAGGCAAGAAACTCTTCACCCtgtgttattttttttgatgaacTTGATTCCATTGCTCCTCACAGAGGTAACTCTAGTGACAGCGGAAACGTTATGGATCGTGTAGTGAGTCAGCTGTTGGCCGAGCTTGATagtatttcaaaagataataataaGTATGTATTTGTTATAGGGGCCACCAACAGACCTGATCTTTTAGACCCATCTCTTCTTAGACCAGGTCGATTCGACAAATTAGTGTACCTTGGAATTAACAAATCTGAAGAGTCAAAAGCAAGTATGTTACGAGCCTTGACTAAAACTTTCAAGCTGGATGAAACAATCGACCTTAACGAAATTGCGAAAAACTGTCATCCAAACTTTACGGGAGCCGATATGTATGCACTTTGTTCGGATGCGGTCCTTTCAGCGATTAAGAGAAAGACAAATGAGATAGATTTACTTATTCAAGCATCAGGCACGGACCTTTCTACTGAAGAATTCTTTAAACGTAATGAAAATCAAGATTCCCTAGAGTTAAGAATaacaaaagaagattttCTTACTTCCTTGAAGAAACTAAGACCCAGTATATCAGAACAAGAGTTGCATCGCTACGAAATGGTGAGGCATCAATTCAGCTAA
- the rec25 gene encoding meiotic recombination protein Rec25, with the protein MVKGSVTNTSSIVKQFEKSSIKHETETIAFAKQFINECIREFQEQKDNVVEEKNTDQNHQNQNQEGVIIEIYQELLQKVDLISSELRQNLSSLQLRFQEVERDTGHDLLNVLNSLSQEARLAQKVLEEDGSQQGSQLIQGLLTCFQSTGN; encoded by the coding sequence atggttAAAGGAAGTGTCACCAATACAAGTAGCATTGTAAAACagtttgaaaaatcatCCATAAAACATGAAACTGAAACAATTGCCTTTGCTAAACAGTTTATCAATGAATGTATACGCGAATTTCAAGAACAGAAGGATAATGTAgtagaagagaaaaatacTGATCAAAATCACCAGAATCAAAATCAGGAGGGCGTAATAATTGAGATATATCAAGAACTATTACAGAAAGTTGATTTGATTTCGAGCGAATTAAGGCAGAATCTCTCTTCCCTCCAACTTCGTTTTCAAGAGGTTGAGAGAGACACCGGACATGATCTATTAAATGTTCTCAATTCTTTATCTCAAGAAGCCCGTTTGGCTCAAAAAGTATTAGAAGAAGATGGATCGCAGCAAGGGTCTCAGCTTATACAAGGGCTGCTAACGTGTTTTCAATCTACTGGTAATTGA
- the rpl301 gene encoding 60S ribosomal protein L3 produces MSHCKFEQPRHGSLGFLPRKRASRQRGKVKAFPKDDASKPVHLTAFLGYKAGMTHIVRDLDRPGSKMHKREILEAVTVIETPPMVVVGVVGYVETPRGLRSLTTVWAEHLSEEVKRRFYKNWFKSKKKAFTKYAKKYAESTQSINRELERIKKYCSVVRVLAHTQIRKTPLAQKKAHLMEIQVNGGSVADKVEWAREHFEKTVDIKSTFEQNEMIDVIGVTRGKGNEGTTARWGTKRLPRKTHRGLRKVACIGAWHPANVQWTVARAGNAGYMHRTQLNSKIYRIGAGDDAKNASTDFDATEKRITPMGGFVRYGVVENDFVMLNGATPGPVKRVLTLRKSLLTHTSRKALEPVSLKWIDTASKFGHGRFQTPAEAKQFLGTLKKDVA; encoded by the coding sequence ATGTCTCACTGTAAGTTCGAACAACCTCGTCACGGTTCTCTTGGCTTTTTGCCTCGTAAACGTGCTTCCCGTCAACGTGGAAAAGTGAAGGCTTTCCCCAAGGACGATGCCTCTAAGCCTGTCCACTTGACCGCTTTCCTCGGTTATAAGGCTGGTATGACTCACATTGTTCGTGATCTTGATCGTCCTGGTTCCAAGATGCACAAGCGTGAGATCCTTGAGGCCGTCACCGTTATCGAAACTCCCCCTATGGTTGTTGTCGGTGTCGTTGGTTATGTCGAGACTCCTCGTGGTCTTCGTTCTCTCACCACCGTTTGGGCCGAGCACTTGTCTGAAGAAGTCAAGCGTCGCTTCTACAAGAACTGGTTCAAGAGCAAGAAGAAGGCTTTCACCAAGTATGCCAAGAAGTATGCTGAGAGCACTCAATCCATCAACCGTGAGCTCGAGCGTATCAAGAAGTACTGCTCTGTCGTTCGTGTTCTCGCTCACACTCAAATCCGCAAGACTCCTCTTGCCCAAAAGAAGGCCCATCTTATGGAAATTCAAGTCAATGGTGGATCCGTCGCCGACAAGGTTGAATGGGCCCGTGAGCACTTTGAGAAGACTGTTGACATTAAGTCTACCTTTGAGCAAAACGAAATGATCGATGTTATTGGTGTCACCAGAGGTAAGGGTAACGAGGGTACTACTGCCCGTTGGGGTACCAAGCGTCTTCCCCGTAAGACTCATCGTGGTCTTCGTAAGGTTGCTTGTATCGGTGCTTGGCACCCTGCCAACGTCCAATGGACTGTTGCTCGTGCTGGTAACGCTGGTTACATGCACCGTACTCAATTGAACTCCAAGATCTACCGCATTGGTGCTGGTGATGATGCCAAGAATGCTTCCACCGATTTTGATGCCACTGAGAAGCGTATCACTCCTATGGGTGGTTTCGTTCGTTATGGTGTTGTTGAGAATGACTTTGTCATGTTGAATGGTGCCACTCCTGGCCCCGTTAAGCGTGTCTTGACCCTCCGCAAGTCTCTTCTTACTCACACCTCTCGTAAGGCTTTGGAGCCTGTCTCCCTCAAATGGATCGACACTGCTTCCAAGTTTGGTCATGGTCGTTTCCAAACTCCTGCCGAAGCCAAGCAATTCTTGGGTACTCTCAAGAAGGATGTTGCTTAA
- the dbr1 gene encoding RNA lariat debranching enzyme Dbr1: protein MRVGVQGCCHGILDNLYILAEKRKVDLLIIGGDFQALRNVSDYHGISMPPKFKRLGDFFNYYNGRNKAPILTIFVGGNHEASNYLDELPYGGWVAPNIYYMGRSSVINVGGLRIAGISGIYSAMDYKKGRYEGLPYNYKMLKSIYHTREFDVLSLKSLQKPIDIFLSHDWPRGIEQHGDVAKLLRHKPFFRNEVERNDLGSPALEELLVELKPRYWMAAHLHTKFTAVVHHNSQEDDGKLSCSSKDVTSSGFSMKGLNEPSQERLPVEKEQNDKSDEEGSNNEQEEKQDKKQSTNRDLCRKESCKKEPSLSSSDQVTKFLALDKCLPRRSYFEVVEIEPVEIPDSGAPYMQYDSEWLSVLRAMHPFQSHTIEQDPPLPSLEVVKTLKRKEEIWVDENLVKKDKLGIPRNFCQTAPPHSRDITENMQPSSYINPQTVAFEILIGLKERTVDSPPPVKNPNEIVL, encoded by the exons ATGCGCGTTGGCGTGCAAGGATGTTGTCATGGGATTTTAGATAATCTGTACATATTAGcggaaaaaagaaaagtagaTTTGTTAATTATCGGAGGGGATTTCCAAGCTTTGCGAAATGTATCAGACTATCATGGTATATCAATGCCTCCAAAGTTCAAGCGACTAGgcgatttttttaactactATAATGGTAGAAATAAAGCACCGATACTAACAATATTCGTTGGTGGAAATCATGAAGCCAGTAACTATTTGGATGAACT GCCTTACGGAGGATGGGTAGCCCCAAACATATATTATATGGGAAGATCTTCAGTAATTAACGTCGGTGGTTTACGAATCGCCGGTATTAGCGGTATTTACAGTGCAATGGATTACAAAAAag GACGTTATGAAGGGCTTCCGTACAATTATAAAATGCTAAAGAGTATTTATCACACCCGGGAATTTGACGTTCTGAGCCTAAAGTCATTACAAAAGCCCATCGATATATTCCTTTCGCACGATTGGCCGCGGGGAATAGAGCAGCATGGAGATGTTGCAAAGCTTTTAAGACATAAACCTTTCTTCCGGAATGAAGTTGAGAGAAATGACTTGGGTTCGCCTGCCTTAGAAGAGCTTTTGGTTGAATTAAAACCAAGATATTGGATGGCCGCGCATCTTCATACAAAATTTACCGCTGTGGTTCACCATAATTCTCAGGAGGATGATGGCAAATTATCTTGTTCTTCAAAAGATGTAACCTCATCTGGTTTTAGCATGAAAGGATTGAACGAACCTTCTCAAGAAAGACTTCCCGTCGAGAAAGAACAAAACGACAAGTCGGATGAGGAAGGATCTAATAACGAACAGGAGGAGAAACAGGacaaaaaacaatcaaCTAACAGGGATTTGTGTCGAAAAGAGTCTTGTAAGAAGGAACCTTCTTTATCGTCCTCTGATCAAGtcacaaaatttttagccTTAGACAAATGTCTACCTAGGAGATCTTATTTTGAAGTTGTCGAAATTGAACCAGTTGAGATCCCAGATAGTGGGGCCCCATATATGCAGTACGACTCTGAATGGCTAAGTGTGCTTCGCGCAATGCATCCGTTTCAATCGCATACAATTGAGCAAGATCCTCCACTTCCTTCTCTAGAAGTTGTCAAAAC gttaaaaagaaaagaggaaaTATGGGTTGATGAAAACTTGgttaaaaaagacaagTTAGGAATTCCTAGGAACTTTTGTCAAACTGCCCCTCCGCATTCAAGAGATATTACTGAAAATATGCAAC CTTCTTCATATATAAACCCTCAGACGGTTGCCTTTGAAATACTGATCGgtttaaaagaaaggaCGGTTGATTCTCCTCCTCCAGTAAAAAATCCAAACGAAATTGTACTATAA